The Candida albicans SC5314 chromosome 5, complete sequence genome includes a region encoding these proteins:
- a CDS encoding uncharacterized protein (Predicted ORF from Assembly 19; removed from Assembly 20; subsequently reinstated in Assembly 21 based on comparative genome analysis), translating to MYRKSIGEIRRSSLEERLNSSMTNDSLTTGIRNGAFKSSTNRKFSTEFNSVDTKNQQDNSVPSLNQENQLDDTQSDRFDQQSVPPLRKRKSWFAGVLRRRKPSLVNDIQSAPPVQQQQQNNKSKSWLFKSKAEADSTLVLNTAQYSNIRSAESDQAELLSTGSVDRNNKSNSIQFESRNLEYDDTIPIFFGKYSGSPMCTSILKNTQIVYFQLSAYNSLYDFDEATYHPWNIWEVDEDMKKLRGTIDGKDDFTEFAKEFEYSQVLLMRSWLVPNYEIFKNGYLIQLKINHKKNDTQKAINLYLSCSRDSIFKKLPEQGVRISVCGIRYFKKTSQLSEVIFWIHPIKNMSFSIIEQVVLLLKSFKITTSIHKTILVDLNNGSRSTIKSSYTY from the coding sequence ATGTACAGAAAAAGCATTGGGGAAATTAGACGTAGCTCATTGGAGGAGAGActtaattcttcaatgaCTAATGATTCATTAACTACTGGAATTAGAAATGGCGCCTTCAAGTCGAGCACAAATAGGAAGTTTTCCACAGAGTTCAATCTGGTTGACACCAAAAACCAACAAGACAATTCTGTACCATCGctaaatcaagaaaatcaattagaTGATACTCAATCAGATAGATTTGATCAACAATCAGTCCCGCCCCTTcggaaaagaaaaagttggTTTGCAGGAGTTTTACGAAGACGAAAGCCTAGTTTAGTAAACGACATTCAATCAGCGCCTCCTGtacaacagcaacaacaaaacaataagtCTAAAAGTTGGCTCTTCAAATCAAAGGCTGAGGCTGATTCTACACTCGTATTGAACACGGCacaatattcaaatattcGATCTGCCGAATCGGATCAGGCTGAATTATTGTCCACCGGATCAGTAGATAGGAACAACAAatccaattcaattcaatttgaatcaagaaatttagAATACGATGACACCATTCCTATATTTTTCGGCAAATACTCTGGCAGTCCAATGTGTACATctatattgaaaaatactCAAATTGTCTATTTTCAACTTAGTGCTTATAATAGTTTGTATGATTTCGATGAAGCTACTTACCATCCATGGAATATCTGGGAAGTCGACGAGGACATGAAAAAGTTACGTGGGACTATCGACGGGAAGGATGATTTCACGGAATTTgctaaagaatttgaataCAGCCAAGTTTTATTGATGAGAAGCTGGTTAGTTCCCAACTATGAGATTTTTAAGAATGGGTATTTGATCCAACTTAAAATCAaccataaaaaaaatgatacCCAGAAAGCCATTAATTTATATCTCAGTTGTTCTAGAGATTCCATTTTTAAAAAGTTACCGGAACAAGGAGTTCGGATTAGTGTATGTGGAATTCGTTATTTCAAGAAAACACTGCAGCTTTCTGAAGTGATTTTTTGGATACAtccaattaaaaatatgTCTTTTAGCATTATTGAACAAGTAGTTTTGCTTTTAAAACTGTTTAAAATTACCACTAGTATCCATAAAACCATTTTGGTCGATTTGAATAATGGCTCAAGATCCACCATCAAAAGTCTGTATACATATTAG
- a CDS encoding ubiquinone-binding protein (Putative coenzyme Q (ubiquinone) binding protein; transcript is upregulated in clinical isolates from HIV+ patients with oral candidiasis), with the protein MFKRAIVGNVYRIPARSFFGVSKPQSYEISKILHGSPKQVYDIVSQVDQYKTFVPFVEDSFISQRNKDELPTRAGLLVGWKDIVERFECDLICVENKEVTAKSLQLDLFDNLETIWKFHEHGGNKCKVDFKLAFKFKSPIYDKLSSLFAPQVSEIMIGAFERRLKQIKLNESMKKYQKPKL; encoded by the coding sequence ATGTTCAAAAGAGCTATAGTAGGAAATGTATACAGAATACCGGCACGTTCCTTTTTCGGTGTTTCAAAACCTCAAAGTTATGAGATCTCCAAAATATTGCATGGCTCTCCCAAACAAGTGTATGACATTGTTAGCCAAGTGGACCAGTACAAGACATTTGTCCCCTTTGTTGAAGACTCGTTCATATCACAGAGGAACAAAGACGAGTTACCTACAAGAGCAGGGTTACTTGTGGGTTGGAaagatattgttgaaagaTTTGAGTGTGATTTGATCTGTGTAGAGAACAAAGAAGTGACGGCAAAAAGTCTTCAATTagatttatttgataatttggaAACGATATGGAAATTCCACGAACATGGTGGAAATAAATGTAAAGTTGACTTTAAATTGGCATTTAAGTTTAAGAGTCCTATTTATGATAAGTTGAGTTCGCTATTCGCTCCACAAGTTTCTGAGATTATGATTGGTGCGTTTGAAAGAAGATTGAAGCAAATCAAACTTAATGAATCTATGAAAAAGTatcaaaaaccaaaattatAG
- the RPS25B gene encoding 40S ribosomal protein eS25 (Ribosomal protein; macrophage/pseudohyphal-induced after 16 h; repressed upon phagocytosis by murine macrophage; transcript positively regulated by Tbf1; 5'-UTR intron; Hap43-induced; Spider biofilm repressed), translating into MAPKVQQTKAAKAAAALAGGKKGKKKWNKGKVKDKAQHIVILDQEKYDRILKDVPTYKYVSVSVLVDRLKIGGSLARVALRQLEEDGIITPVLKHSKQAIYTRAQ; encoded by the coding sequence aTGGCTCCAAAGGTTCAACAAACTAAAGCTGCTAAAGCCGCCGCCGCTTTAGCTGGTGGTAAAAAAGGTAAAAAGAAGTGGAACAAGGGTAAAGTTAAGGACAAGGCTCAACACATTGTCATCTTGGACCAAGAAAAATACGACAGAATCTTGAAAGATGTTCCAACTTATAAATACGTTTCTGTTTCCGTCTTAGTCGATAGATTGAAGATTGGTGGTTCTTTAGCCAGAGTTGCTTTGAGACAATTGGAAGAAGATGGTATCATCACCCCAGTCTTGAAACACTCCAAACAAGCTATCTACACTCGTGCccaataa
- a CDS encoding nucleoporin (Ortholog(s) have Ran GTPase binding, nucleocytoplasmic transporter activity): MPNYSDGEPDAPAIASSDVLSRRKILKPKGRLGSNTTGAGSNAFGAINKPPQSIFSFGGSGNNAASGITPSQPAQSSNPFNFANKPESNTVNTASVDKDNKIKALNENFIQAITKLNVPNTIADFTPIAQKYIDYYKSISKNETFSEIASKEVKEPVQPPPTSSFQFKPSNVSAPSAAATVTPFSFKPSAQSSESKSNGPVFSFNSNSQQQTTTKPAFSFNTPSSSITGSTTSAPPTFSTEPVSSSVPNEASKSETKRELINLDSDSESESDKEDSKTKEVKVQGPKFTLTSNPTTKSSPFTFDPKTLAKKNAPDSDDSEDDVEIKGPTFQFNKPIQDSVFKLTSNSADNTSKLDEKKEEDEVKSTPLFGATTQDKDQATTSTGLFGFGQNKGGETKAPSLFGGSFGSNGNTTEQKPVSTFSFGNSQNKTDSSANTETKKTETPSFSFGTTNSSSKPLFGSSNNEGNAKPAFTFGSTTDKKDESASATATTTPSFSFGTQPNKTDSAKEAQGDKPATSLFGNSSDNANKPATTGFSFGAKTQEDKSEAPKFVFGSSKANPFTFGASNNQGDSATTPSFNFGSNSSNNAFSFGSKPTGAFNFAQKQEDQKNETSSTVTTSSSSFGSTKPAFAFPFGSAKPEDKPEEKKNEETVPEEETGGKFEPVAKLSNEQVDSKSGEENETAKFTIRSKLMEYDSKNSENPYTNKGIGELKVLFNEQTKKSRILIRADGSLRVLLNTLILSSVKYDSIGNGSLIRVPTIDADDSSKIITYVIKVKTPQDGEQLLKCINELK, from the coding sequence ATGCCAAATTATTCTGATGGTGAGCCAGATGCCCCAGCCATAGCCTCATCTGATGTCTTATCCCGAAGAAAGATCTTGAAACCAAAAGGAAGATTAGGCTCGAACACCACTGGTGCTGGCTCGAATGCATTTGGTGCAATTAACAAGCCACCGCAATCTATATTTTCCTTTGGTGGTAGTGGAAACAATGCTGCATCGGGAATAACTCCTTCTCAACCAGCTCAATCCAGTAACCCATTTAATTTTGCAAACAAACCAGAATCAAATACCGTAAATACTGCATCCGTAGACAAAGACAATAAGATCAAAGCATTAAATGAGAACTTTATTCAAGCCATCACCAAATTGAATGTGCCTAATACAATAGCCGATTTCACCCCAATTGCACAGAAATATATTGACTATTACAAAAGTATACTGAAAAATGAGACTTTCCTGGAAATTGCATCTAAAGAAGTAAAAGAACCGGTTCAACCACCCCCAACAAGttcatttcaattcaagCCAAGTAATGTAAGCGCTCCATCAGCAGCTGCTACAGTTACTCCGTTTTCTTTCAAACCTTCTGCCCAATCTTCAGAGTCTAAGTCAAACGGTCCtgttttttcatttaacTCCAattcacaacaacaaactaCCACTAAACCAGCATTCTCGTTCAATACACcgtcatcatcaattacGGGATCTACTACAAGCGCTCCTCCAACATTTTCAACAGAACCAGTTTCATCTTCCGTTCCAAATGAGGCATCAAAGTCCGAAACCAAAAGGGAATTGATCAACTTAGATTCAGATTCAGAATCTGAATCCGACAAGGAAGACTCTAAAACCAAAGAAGTCAAAGTTCAAGGTCCTAAGTTTACCCTCACATCCAACCCTACTACCAAATCATCACCATTTACATTTGACCCTAAAACATTggccaaaaaaaatgcaCCAGATTCAGATGATCTGGAAGATGATGTAGAGATCAAGGGTCcaacttttcaattcaacaagCCCATTCAAGATAGTGTTTTTAAATTGACGTCCAATAGTGCCGATAATACATCAAAATTAgatgaaaagaaagaagaagacgaagTGAAAAGTACACCATTATTTGGTGCAACCACTCAAGACAAGGATCAAGCAACAACACTGACAGGTCTCTTTGGATTTGGCCAAAACAAGGGAGGTGAAACTAAGGCTCCAAGTTTGTTTGGAGGTTCTTTTGGCTCAAACGGGAACACCACAGAACAGAAACCAGTGAGTAccttttcttttggaaATTCTCAAAATAAAACAGACTCTTCTGCAAATACcgaaacaaaaaagacCGAAACtccatcattttcattcggtacaacaaattcttcttccaaGCCATTATTTGGATCTCTGAATAACGAAGGAAATGCTAAACCGGCATTCACTTTTGGATCTACTACTGATAAGAAAGATGAATCCGCTAGTGCAACCGCCACCACCACGCCATCATTCTCTTTCGGAACACAGCCAAATAAAACTGATAGTGCAAAGGAAGCTCAGGGAGATAAACCAGCAACATCGTTATTTGGAAATAGCTCAGATAATGCGAACAAGCCTGCCACAACTGGTTTTTCATTTGGTGCAAAGACACAAGAGGACAAATCAGAAGCTCCAAAGTTCGTGTTTGGATCGTCTAAAGCAAATCCATTTACTTTTGGGGCTTCAAACAACCAAGGCGATTCTGCAACTACTCCAAGCTTTAATTTTGGATCAAATTCATCCAACAATGCATTTCTGTTTGGTTCTAAACCAACAGGAGCATTTAACTTTGCCCAGAAACAAGAAGATCAAAAGAATgaaacatcatcaacagtAACGACATCTTCTAGCTCGTTTGGTCTGACAAAACCAGCATTTGCATTTCCATTTGGTAGTGCAAAACCAGAAGATAAGCCAgaggagaagaaaaatgaagaaactGTACCTGAAGAGGAAACAGGTGGTAAGTTTGAGCCTGTGGCTAAGTTATCGAATGAACAGGTTGATAGTAAGAGTggagaagaaaatgaaactGCAAAATTCACTATACGTTCGAAGTTAATGGAATATGACTCCAAAAATTCCGAGAATCCATACACAAATAAAGGTATTGGAGAATTGAAGGTGTTATTCAATGAGCAAACTAAAAAGTCAAGAATCTTAATACGTGCAGACGGAAGTTTGAGAGTTCTTTTGAATACTTTAATTTTGTCTAGTGTGAAGTATGATAGTATTGGCAACGGCTCTTTGATTCGTGTTCCTACTATTGACGCCGATGATAGCTCGAAAATCATCACCTATGTGATCAAAGTAAAAACTCCTCAAGATGGGGAACAACTTTTAAAATGTATTAACGAATTGAAATAG
- a CDS encoding uncharacterized protein (Predicted histone deacetylase activity; Spider biofilm induced), protein MAIRNSHKESASESESNTNTHTRHTAGSSSNSKISQKARNQLALQQQQQYLAKHINSNGPQDKPKLQPLDFTTYSDTALLKYSERYGFHNFSRIDSLNSDILNSEIGKKTYSKRSKKNQKDTGRISKLEIANHVKNHFSSLPAKENDIITGFLYKVKHQDKEFKLTFQ, encoded by the coding sequence ATGGCCATCCGAAATAGTCACAAAGAATCAGCATCAGAATCAGAGTCTAATACCAATACCCACACAAGACATACCGCTGGCTCATCATCGAATTCAAAGATATCACAAAAGGCAAGGAACCAATTGGcacttcaacaacaacaacaatatttagCCAAACAcataaattcaaatggaCCCCAAGATAAGCCTAAGCTACAACCATTAGATTTTACCACGTACAGCGATACTGCATTGTTGAAATATTCAGAACGTTACGGATTTCATAATTTCTCTCGAATTGATTCTTTAAATTCCGATATTTTGAACAGTGAGATTGGAAAGAAGACATATAGTAAACGAAGtaaaaagaatcaaaaggATACAGGTAGAATCAGCAAGTTAGAAATTGCTAATCATGTGAAAAATCACTTTTCTAGTTTACCTGCTAAGGAGAATGATATAATAACTGGTTTTTTGTACAAGGTGAAGCACCAAGATAAAGAGTTTAAATTAACGTTTCAATAG
- a CDS encoding uncharacterized protein (Ortholog(s) have ubiquitin binding, ubiquitin-protein transferase activator activity and role in ER-associated ubiquitin-dependent protein catabolic process, establishment of protein localization to endoplasmic reticulum membrane) — protein sequence MDGVPNTTXNEFNIDHLSQDQSTGSTTSSNAHQNRDTHSISTQSHRNSRRAVSESMIEVVQSIAPMLTVEQIRYDLETTGNVEATVNRFMELGDLPFPPGYVRPQQPPTPSEEPKKQEVIGKRSVNLLEKYNIDAKNPKSDHNSLLHQRRQEMILGARKRLAAQLSNEL from the coding sequence atggATGGTGTCCCCAATACCACACMAAATGAGTTTAACATAGATCATTTGTCACAAGACCAATCCACAGGATCGACCACGTCATCCAACGCACACCAAAATAGAGACACACATTCTATATCTACACAGTCACACCGAAACAGTAGAAGAGCAGTGTCAGAATCTATGATCGAAGTTGTACAGTCTATTGCCCCTATGTTGACGGTCGAACAGATAAGATACGACTTGGAAACTACCGGAAATGTGGAAGCTACAGTAAACCGATTCATGGAGTTGGGTGATTTACCATTCCCCCCAGGATACGTGCGTccacaacaaccaccaacaccaaGCGAAGAACCAAAGAAACAAGAAGTGATTGGGAAACGATCAGTGAATTTATTGGAAAAGTACAACATTGATGCGAAGAACCCGAAGAGCGATCACAACAGTTTATTGCACCAAAGAAGACAAGAAATGATTCTTGGTGCTAGAAAGAGATTGGCTGCCCAGTTAAGCAACGAATTATAA
- the CAC2 gene encoding Cac2p (Component of the chromatin assembly factor I (CAF-1); involved in regulation of white-opaque switching frequency; macrophage-induced), producing MEATILTVHWHNDNQPIYSVDFQPEQSGLVNSSPTKSAESTRLATGGGDNNIRIWKITSSNSVEYMSTLQKHSQAVNAVRFNPRGDILASAGDDGTLLLWKKSENIIKTLESEEDEDLKESWQVVGTIRSSTAEIMDICWSPNGEQIVTGSMDNILRVYQLEFSPGKITGTFIRSFSDHTHYIQGVFWDPLNKFIVSQSADRSVNVYQISPSESNSIEINFRHKFQKFGNLYLYYPETLQSFFRRLAFSPDGSILVTPAGLEETSSNETLNNVLYIYSRASLFTSPIYKITGLSKPAIAVSFNPVKYKSDGPSTLKLPYKLVFAVATQDGVVLYSTQDNFKPLGLVSNLHYSSITDLKWTVDGSRVIISSTDGFCSTINFPGSAFGERYIGVPHDNDILSGEILQAKTESKAEPVPSSEIPNEKSPNSKSDNSKTSIPTIDLFFDKNQKVKKRITPTLIS from the coding sequence ATGGAAGCTACAATACTCACGGTTCATTGGCACAACGACAATCAGCCAATCTATTCCGTTGATTTTCAGCCAGAACAGTCTGGTCTTGTCAATTCGTCACCAACCAAGTCTGCTGAGTCAACAAGATTGGCAACAGGAGGAGGTGATAACAATATTAGAATCTGGAAAATAACCTCTTCAAATTCGGTGGAATATATGAGTACATTACAAAAACATTCTCAAGCTGTCAACGCAGTTCGATTCAATCCTCGAGGTGACATCTTAGCATCAGCAGGTGATGATGGGACATTACTATTATGGAAGAAAAGtgaaaatataataaaaaccTTAGAGTCAGAAGAGGATGAAGATTTGAAGGAAAGCTGGCAAGTTGTCGGCACAATTCGATCAAGCACAGCAGAGATCATGGACATCTGTTGGTCGCCCAATGGGGAGCAGATTGTCACAGGATCAATGGACAATATTCTCCGAGTCTATCAGTTGGAATTTTCTCCTGGAAAAATTACTGGTACATTTATTCGAAGCTTTTCTGATCATACTCATTATATACAAGGTGTCTTTTGGGATCCTTTAAACAAGTTCATTGTCAGCCAGTCAGCCGATCGTAGTGTTAACGTATACCAGATACTGCCTTCTGAGTCAAACAgtattgaaataaatttcaGGCATaagtttcaaaaatttggaaatttatatttgtatTATCCAGAGACTTTGCAGTCCTTTTTTAGAAGATTGGCATTTTCACCAGATGGTTCTATACTAGTGACGCCTGCGGGATTAGAGGAAACATCAAGCAATGAAACATTGAATAATGTTCTTTACATATACTCACGTGCGAGTCTATTTACCTCGCCGATTTACAAAATAACAGGATTGAGTAAGCCAGCAATTGCCGTCAGTTTCAATCCAGTCAAATACAAACTGGATGGCCCTTCAACATTAAAATTGCCATATAAATTGGTATTTGCAGTGGCGACACAAGATGGGGTCGTTCTTTATTCGACACAAGATAATTTTAAGCCTTTGGGACTTGTTTCCAATTTACATTATAGCTCTATTACTGATTTGAAATGGACTGTTGATGGTTCTAGAGTTATTATAAGTTCAACTGATGGTTTTTGTTCAACAATCAACTTCCCTGGTAGTGCATTTGGTGAACGATATATTGGTGTACCTCATGATAATGACATTTTAAGTGGAGAAATACTACAAGCCAAAACTGAACTGAAAGCTGAACCTGTCCCCTCGTCGGAAATACCGAACGAAAAGCTGCCAAATCTGAAAAGTGATAATTCTAAGACTTCCATCCCTactattgatttattctTTGACAAGAACCAAAAAGTTAAGAAGAGAATAACGCCAACACTAATACTGTAG
- the LAP4 gene encoding Lap4p (Protein similar to aminopeptidase I; mutation confers hypersensitivity to amphotericin B; transcript regulated in macrophage response; flow model biofilm induced) → MNPAYNPNPKETFVSITRDSDDSLISTTPDISETEFEDGENLSTPDISIIDDEYTDNEPIDEFENENQIPADSMFQFQLPDMSTTIPRLPSNQDVPSAKDDTFDNYYESYSEKYIEFMNNNPTTYHTISHFKSLLENNGFIFLPDNKPISDLSPGFYFTSKDDQCLVAFIIGGNWKPEKGSCFVGSHCDALSVKINPRGSLRDNVNGYELLGVAPYSGSLNKLWLSRDLGLAGSVLVKDNDTGKISRKLIKSHPDPIAFIPQLPEVFPESPKEYNTQTQMVPICGYTTETLVPTDEEKRSKFYKRHSLSLLRYVSKLAEVPLASIVDLDLDLVDIQTSCRGGLDNEFIYSGSLDDRLCAFDSVYGLIEYSQRFYLDKDIKTFDGLNGIYLANHEEIGSGSRTGAKGGFLIDVLKSIVSDKYKTHTPEAVANLTTNTIFLSSDVTHALNPNFKNVYLENNFPVPNTGPSIKFDSNFHVLSDSKGNEFLTRIIDDLPGIKLQHFHIRNDSRSGGTIGPIMSDSRRGINGAKLIIDVGLPILSMHSIRSIAGYKDVGIGIRFFKEVFSKWQSTINTIENGK, encoded by the coding sequence ATGAACCCGGCATATAACCCCAACCCCAAAGAAACATTTGTACTGATAACAAGGGATTCAGATGACAGTTTAATATCAACTACACCAGATATTTCAGAAACTGAATTCGAAGATGGAGAGAACTTATCTACCCCagatatttcaataatcGATGACGAATACACTGATAACGAACCCATCGACGAATTTGAGAATGAGAACCAAATACCAGCCGATCTgatgtttcaatttcaattgcCAGATATGTCGACAACCATCCCTCGATTACCAAGCAATCAAGATGTTCCCTCAGCAAAGGATGATACATTTGACAACTACTATGAAAGTTACAGTGAAAAGTATATTGAGTTTATGAACAACAACCCAACAACATATCACACTATCAGtcatttcaaatcattgcTTGAAAACAAtggtttcatttttctACCAGATAACAAGCCAATCTCAGATTTATCACCAGGGTTTTATTTCACATCTAAAGACGATCAGTGTTTGGTTGCATTTATTATTGGCGGCAATTGGAAACCTGAAAAAGgttcttgttttgttggTAGTCATTGTGATGCCTTGAGTGTTAAAATAAATCCGCGAGGACTGTTACGAGATAATGTCAACGGATACGAGTTGTTAGGAGTAGCACCTTATTCAGGAAGCCTTAATAAATTATGGTTGAGCAGAGACTTAGGCCTTGCTGGGTCTGTCTTGGTAAAAGACAACGATACAGGAAAAATATCACggaaattgattaaatctCATCCTGATCCGATTGCATTCATCCCTCAGTTACCCGAAGTTTTCCCTGAGTCGCCAAAGGAATACAATACTCAGACCCAGATGGTTCCTATTTGTGGATACACAACTGAAACTTTGGTCCCTACTGACGAGGAAAAGAGGAGTAAATTCTACAAACGTCATTCATTATCACTTTTGAGATATGTATCAAAATTGGCAGAAGTTCCACTTGCTTCTATTGTTGACCTTGACCTAGACCTAGTAGACATACAGACAAGTTGCCGAGGAGGTTTGGACAACGAATTTATTTATCTGGGTAGTTTGGATGATAGATTATGTGCGTTTGATTCAGTGTATGGCTTGATAGAGTATAGTCAGAGGTTTTACTTGGACAAGGATATCAAAACATTTGATGGCTTGAATGGTATTTATCTAGCCAATCACGAAGAAATAGGAAGTGGAAGTAGAACTGGGGCAAAAGGTGGGTTTCTAATAGATGTTTTAAAGTCAATTGTGAgtgataaatataaaacacATACACCAGAAGCAGTCGCCAATTTGACTACCAACACAATCTTTTTGTCATCAGATGTAACACACGCATTGAAtccaaattttaaaaatgtgTACTTGGAAAACAATTTCCCTGTCCCAAACACTGGTCCATCTATTAAGTTTGATTCTAATTTTCATGTTTTGAGTGATTCAAAAGGTAATGAATTTTTGACACGGATAATAGACGACTTGCCGGGGATCAAACTTCAACATTTTCACATAAGAAACGACTCTCGTTCAGGTGGAACTATTGGCCCAATAATGTCTGACAGCAGGAGAGGCATTAATGGAGCTAAATTAATCATTGATGTTGGGTTGCCAATACTAAGTATGCATTCTATTAGGAGTATCGCTGGGTATAAAGATGTTGGTATAGGTATAAGATTTTTCAAGGAAGTATTTTCCAAATGGCAGCTGACTATTAATACAATAGAGAACGGGAAATAA